CTCCTGCATTATCTGCAATTGGGCCAAAGGCATCAATTGCCAGTTGCATGGCTGTAGTCGCCATCATACCTGCAGATGCAATAGCTACACCATATAATCCTGCGCAAGCATAAGAACCATAAATACCTGCGGCCAGCACTAGAATAGGCAGCATGGTGCTTTCCATACCTACCGCAAGTCCACCAATGATATTAGTGGCATGTCCGGTACCCGATTGACGGATAATGCTATTCACCGGACGTTTACCCATCGCAGTAAAATACTCTGTAATAATACTCATCAATGCACCTACACCCAAACCAACTAAAATAGCTCCAAACACACCATTGCTTGTAAATTGCATACCGCGCAAAACCATCACAGTGTCTGCAGGTAATAAATAGTGTACTAAAAAATAAGCGGCAATAGCTGTCAGAATAATAGCACCCCAATTGCCTTTATTTAAAGCAGCTTGAACCTTAGCAGTACTCAAACCCACGTTATCACTTACTTTTACAAAAAACGTACTCACGATTGAAAGTAGGATACCTATGCCTGCGATAAGCATCGGCAATAAGATTGGGGAAAACCCGTTATAGCCATCATTTAAAGAAGTCCCATTTGTCGTTAATACTTCATGGCCCAGCACCATGGTTGCTAAAATGGTGGCTACATAGCTACCAAAAAGATCGGCACCCATACCTGCTACGTCTCCAACGTTGTCTCCAACATTATCTGCAATGGTTGCCGGATTACGTGGATCGTCTTCGGGGATACCCGCTTCCACTTTCCCTACTAAGTCAGCGCCAACATCAGCAGCTTTTGTATAAATACCACCTCCTACACGTGCAAACATCGCAATACTTTCTGCTCCTAAGCTAAAGCCTGTTAAGACTTCAATTGCTTTAGCTACATCAAGGCTACTACTGACTTCACCCGGCGCAAAGCTCATTATCAAAATAATAAATAAGCTACCTAAACCTAGAACTGCTAAACCAGTTACGCCCATTCCCATTACGGAACCTCCGGAAAATGCAACTGCCAAAGACTTCCTCAGGCTGGTACGTGCAGCATGTGCTGTACGTACATTTGCTTTAGTGGCAATACGCATCCCAATAAAACCGGCTACTGCACTTAAACAAGCACCTGAAGCAAAAGAAATAGCGATTGTCCAACTTGAACCCGTATTACTGTAACCCATAAAACCCAATAATATGCCTGCGATAATGACAAAGTATGCCATTATTTTATATTCTGATTTTAAGAATGCCATGGCTCCATCAGCGATGTGCTTTGCTATGCTTTGCATACGTTCATTACCCGCATCTTGTTTAGACACCCATACACTTTTTATGATGGTATATAAAAGCCCCACAATGCCCAGAACAGGGACAATGTAAAATAAACAACTCATACACACTTTAATTTAGATTTGAAAAATAGTTATAAACAAATGTAAGTTAAAAAGAATTTGCTTATACATATTTTTTCCTGAGAACCTGGCATCTTTTTTTATTAAATAAAGTTAATGGCCTTTATTGTTTAATTTTAAACAGTATATAAAATATTCAATTTGCTAATTCGCCTTTAATTCATTTACATTTTAAAAATAAAATATGAGCAAGAACAGAAAAAAAACATCAGGGTTCGCAGCAAAATTCGATGCATTCGCCAATAAGGTTACGCGTGTTACCGGCTCCCCATGGGCATTTTTAATTGCACTTGTCATTGTAATTGTCTGGGGAATTACCGGACCGATATTTAAATATTCAGACACCTGGCAATTGGTTATCAATACGGGAACCACCATCGTTACCTTCCTGATGGTATTTGTCATTCAACAATCTCAAAACAAAGACACACTTGCCGTTCATTTAAAATTAAATGAGTTGATTGCAGCCAACAACAAGGCCAGTAACAGATTAATTGATGTTGAAGATTTAACAGAAGAAGAACTGGAAATTCTAAAAAAATACTACGTTACCCTTTCCGATATTTCAAAGAAAGAGAAAGAATTAAAGAAATCTCACTCTATTGAGGATCTGCAAATAAAAAAAGTGGAAGAAACTATTGAGGAGGGTTTGAAAAAATAATGTTCTTACTTTTTAAAATCTACTAATGTAGCCGTAAAGGTAGCGCGTTCACGTTTCTTAAAAACTATGCTCCAGTCGCCTGAATAACGCATTACAGTAGGCACTAATAATCCATTAATATGTTTTAACTCGACTTGCATGTTTACATTAAAATCATATAGCCCGGCTTTATAGCTTAAAGAATAACTCCGCTCCAATACATCTAATGTAAGTACGTCGAATATTGTGCTCATTTTATCGATTACAATCCCGCTGGCTCCGGGCTTGGGAGTGATGGTGAAAATATAGGCAGAAATTCCGTTGTAAGTAGTCGTCTCTAGAGAGTAATTATATTTTTGTTTGGCTTCTGCATCATATAGATCTAGTTTATTTCCAATAAAGGGGATGCCGGGAATCTTCTTTCCCGGATTAAAAAACAACATCTTTAATTGTTCTTTTTTCTTTTCAATCCCTGATTTACCACTCGTTCCAAATGTCTGACCGGCTACAATATTATTTTCTCCACATTCCTTTCCTTTCACAAAAAAAAGATTGGAGAATAGTTCACCGATTGTATAATTGTAATCACCTTTTCTATCAAAGAAGTCTCCGGTAGATTTCTGTTCAAGCACTTTATCTGACCGACAATCGCCATTACGTATTTGTTGGACCTTACTATCATAACTAGCTTTTATACTTCCATCCTTATTTAAAATATTAATATTATTATAAGAAGTATAGCCTACAATATGCAAAGTCTTAAATGCCTTATAAAAACTCGTATCATTTTTTATACGATCCAACAGTTGTTGTATATTAACATTGCTGACTGTCACATCTGGCAAGCGCACACTTGCGTTTTCAATTACCGTATCCACTTGGGCTAAACTAGGAATGGCAATACAGAACAAAAATGCTATAAGCGCTAATAATTGCTTATGAACAGCATGCATATATAAGGGAAAAGCTTTTTTCACAAAATACTTACTATTTATTTAGAGAACTGCATCTTGTAATCTACCTGAATATTTCCTCTGGAAATATCATTCAATTTCCGCTGCAACAATTTTTTCTTTAATGGTTTCAGATAATCTATAAATAATTTCCCTTCAATATGATCATACTCGTGTTGGATTACGCGTGCGGTAATACCATTAAAAGTATCCTTATGTTGCTGAAAATTTTCGTCTAAATATTCAATGGTTACCGTTTCAGGCCGCATAATATCCTCTCTTATTTTAGGGATACTTAGACAACCTTCATTGTAAGGCCAGGGCTCTCCTTCCAGATGGGTAATTTTTGCATTGATAAAAACCTTTTTAATTCCTGGCGCATCAGGAAACTC
The Arachidicoccus soli DNA segment above includes these coding regions:
- the def gene encoding peptide deformylase, whose amino-acid sequence is MILPIIAYGAPVLRKVAKDIDKDYPQLNKLIADMWETLQASNGVGLAAPQINRDIRLFLVDSSIIFENVEEGDEDEFPDAPGIKKVFINAKITHLEGEPWPYNEGCLSIPKIREDIMRPETVTIEYLDENFQQHKDTFNGITARVIQHEYDHIEGKLFIDYLKPLKKKLLQRKLNDISRGNIQVDYKMQFSK
- a CDS encoding low affinity iron permease family protein yields the protein MSKNRKKTSGFAAKFDAFANKVTRVTGSPWAFLIALVIVIVWGITGPIFKYSDTWQLVINTGTTIVTFLMVFVIQQSQNKDTLAVHLKLNELIAANNKASNRLIDVEDLTEEELEILKKYYVTLSDISKKEKELKKSHSIEDLQIKKVEETIEEGLKK
- a CDS encoding sodium-translocating pyrophosphatase, yielding MSCLFYIVPVLGIVGLLYTIIKSVWVSKQDAGNERMQSIAKHIADGAMAFLKSEYKIMAYFVIIAGILLGFMGYSNTGSSWTIAISFASGACLSAVAGFIGMRIATKANVRTAHAARTSLRKSLAVAFSGGSVMGMGVTGLAVLGLGSLFIILIMSFAPGEVSSSLDVAKAIEVLTGFSLGAESIAMFARVGGGIYTKAADVGADLVGKVEAGIPEDDPRNPATIADNVGDNVGDVAGMGADLFGSYVATILATMVLGHEVLTTNGTSLNDGYNGFSPILLPMLIAGIGILLSIVSTFFVKVSDNVGLSTAKVQAALNKGNWGAIILTAIAAYFLVHYLLPADTVMVLRGMQFTSNGVFGAILVGLGVGALMSIITEYFTAMGKRPVNSIIRQSGTGHATNIIGGLAVGMESTMLPILVLAAGIYGSYACAGLYGVAIASAGMMATTAMQLAIDAFGPIADNAGGIAEMSELPAEVREKTDILDAVGNTTAATGKGFAIASAALTSLALFAAFVGIAKIDGIDIYRADVLAGLFVGAMIPFIFSSLAIRAVGQAAMAMVEEVRRQFRTIPGIMEGTATPEYEKCVAISTDASIKKMMLPGAIALVTPIIMGFVFGPEVLGGFLAGATVSGVLMGMFQNNAGGAWDNAKKSFEKGVEINGEMHYKKSEPHKASVTGDTVGDPFKDTSGPSMNILIKLMSIVSLVIAPTIAKIHAVGIHENLLKKQNDIQQLIQKENHTSFAQPRVNANTAFWTVERKEAE